A genome region from Arachis duranensis cultivar V14167 chromosome 8, aradu.V14167.gnm2.J7QH, whole genome shotgun sequence includes the following:
- the LOC107461071 gene encoding kinesin-like protein KIN-4C: MENSDGRNVDCVRVAVNIRPLITSELLLGCTDCISVVPGEPQVQIGTHTFTYDYVYGSTGPSSSTIYDDCVAPLVDALFNGYNATVLAYGQTGSGKTYTMGTNYNGEGSSGGIIPRVLESIFEKVKEAKDSMEFLIRVSFIEIFKEEVFDLLDPNSSRGEATSASKPVVPGRVPIQIRETVNGGITLSGVTEAEVKTKEEMASYLSSGSLSRATGSTNMNSQSSRSHAIFTITMEQKKGDDILCAKLHLVDLAGSERAKRTGADGMRLKEGIHINKGLLALGNVISALGDEKKRKEGGHVPYRDSKLTRLLQDSLGGNSKTVMIACVSPADNNIEETLNTLKYANRARNIQNKAIINRDPAAAQAQEMRNQIEQLQAELLFYRGEGVGPFEELQMLKHKTSLLEASNAELQQELKRRRVACESLQQSALEAQVERDQLIMKIEAIRNGKSLDKIDSNSNQDYNLVKSYVSKIQYLEGELRRLKTSNTTNSRHFVNYVDSEDDEPLSSDSHAKAMDLPDESDDEEKELEHSSLQEKMDKELKELDKKLEQKEAEMKLYNNSDPSILRQHYERKLLEMEQEKKILQKEIEQLKENLANISSNSDDGAEKTKQDYLQKLNALEVQVSELKRKQEDQAMLLRQKQKSDEAAKRLYDEIQRIKAQKVQLQQKIKQESEQFRLWKATREKEVLQLKKEGRRNEYEMHKLLALNQRQKLVLQRKTEEASMATKRLKELLESRKASSRESMGVGGGSAPGIQALMKAIEHELEVSVRVHEVRSEYERQMEERNKMASEMSKLKEEVEMMNQYGTSDGSVLMSPGAKNSRIFALENMLSTSSSSLVSMASQLSEAEEQERVFSGKGRWNQVRSVADAKNVMNYLFNIASSSRCLVREKEIICREKDMEIKDLKEKVVRLNYAVRQLEMIKVQLTRQLESQSVTLKRYTGSMGEAEYTNMNLHKPENRHSTHVQEDIYMSGAESEYFDDMEATDDEWFEPGESTENKRKSTSTYASLENINLSEHDDKEYSRDEPGCTSGEITSNICCSCSKTSSCNTTKCKCKTTRNNCSSSCGCLATKCANRASISNESTHLGSVEMDKDNLLVAQGAELLRGALVDGLAAIGQQPRKALTDVGNTLAKPKAQKGNQRKKLPKPATIVVSDPSSSLQPENSGPPKSKKQIDDIFDSKTLTLNIPPRLPSSKPEHAASAPRVEGNALDPDNSPLKLRAARRAASSSDSDVPLWDRNAGKFD, encoded by the exons ATGGAGAACTCAGATGGGAGGAACGTGGATTGCGTGCGTGTAGCGGTTAACATTCGCCCATTGATCACGTCGGAGCTTCTTCTAGGATGCACAGATTGCATTTCTGTTGTTCCAGGCGAACCTCAG GTGCAAATTGGGACTCATACATTCACCTATGATTATGTTTATGGCAGCACGGGGCCATCTTCTTCTACGATATACGATGATTGTGTAGCTCCGCTTGTTGATGCGTTATTTAATGGCTATAATGCCACGGTTCTTGCTTATGGCCAG ACTGGATCTGGAAAAACATACACCATGGGAACAAACTATAATGGAGAGGGAAGTAGTGGTGGAATTATACCAAGGGTATTAGAGAGCATATTTGAAAAGGTTAAGGAAGCAAAGGACTCCATGGAGTTCTTGATCAGAGTATCATTTATTGAG ATATTCAAGGAAGAGGTTTTTGATTTGCTTGATCCCAATTCATCGAGAGGAGAAGCAACTTCTGCTTCGAAGCCTGTTGTGCCAGGTAGAGTGCCCATACAAATCAGAGAAACAGTGAATGGAGGAATAACTCTATCTGGTGTGACTGAGGCTGAAGTTAAGACAAAAGAAGAAATGGCATCTTATCTATCAAGTGGTTCGTTATCGCGTGCCACAGGGAGTACAAATATGAATAGCCAATCAAG TCGTTCACATGCTATATTTACCATCACAATGGAGCAAAAGAAAGGTGATGATATCTTATGTGCCAAACTGCATTTGGTAGATCTTGCTGGTTCTGAGCGTGCAAAACGAACTGGGGCAGATGGCATGCGTTTAAAAGAAG GAATTCATATCAACAAGGGGTTGTTAGCTCTTGGAAATGTTATAAGTGCACTGGGAGATGAAAAAAAGCGAAAAGAGGGAGGTCATGTTCCATATCGTGATAGCAAATTGACACGCCTGTTGCAG GATTCTCTGGGGGGAAACAGCAAAACAGTGATGATAG CATGTGTTAGTCCAGCTGACAACAATATTGAAGAGACATTGAACACCTTAAAGTATGCAAATCGTGCTCGCAACATTCAGAACAAAGCAATT aTTAATCGTGATCCAGCTGCAGCTCAGGCACAGGAAATGCGAAATCAAATTGAGCAGTTGCAAGCTGAGCTTCTATTTTATAGAGGTGAAGGTGTGGGACCATTTGAGGAGCTTCAG atgCTTAAACATAAAACTTCGTTACTTGAAGCAAGCAATGCAGAGCTACAACAGGAGCTAAAAAGACGTCGAGTAGCTTGTGAGAGTTTACAACAATCTGCCCTTGAAGCTCAG GTTGAAAGAGATCAGCTGATTATGAAAATAGAAGCTATACGAAACGGTAAATCCTTGGACAAGATTGACTCTAATTCAAATCAG gACTACAACTTGGTAAAATCTTATGTGTCAAAGATCCAATATCTTGAAGGGGAATTGAGACGTTTGAAGACTTCAAACACCACGAATTCAAGACATTTTGTTAACTATGTTGATTCCGAAGATGATGAACCACTTTCATCTGATAGCCATGCTAAAGCTATGGATTTACCAG ATGAATCAGATGATGAAGAAAAGGAGCTAGAACACTCTTCTCTCCAAGAAAAAATGGATAAGGAGCTCAAAGAACTGGACAAAAAACTTGAACAAAAGGAG GCTGAAATGAAGTTGTACAATAACTCTGATCCTTCAATTCTTAGGCAACATTATGAAAGGAAACTTCTTGAGATGGAACAAGAGAAGAAAATTTTGCAG AAAGAAATTGAGCAACTTAAAGAGAATCTTGCAAATATTTCTTCCAACTCTGATGATGGTGCTGAAAAGACAAAGCAGGATTATCTACAAAAGTTGAATGCGCTTGAAGTGCAA GTTTCCGAACTGAAGAGGAAACAAGAAGATCAGGCTATGCTTTtgagacaaaaacaaaagagtGATGAGGCTGCAAAACGACTTTATGATGAAATACAACGAATTAAAGCTCAGAAG GTTCAACTTCAACAAAAGATTAAGCAGGAATCTGAACAATTTAGGTTATGGAAAGCTACACGTGAAAAAGAAGTTCTTCAG CTTAAGAAAGAGGGGAGGAGGAACGAATATGAGATGCATAAGCTATTAGCGTTAAATCAAAGGCAAAAGCTA GTACTGCAAAGGAAGACAGAAGAAGCTTCCATGGCTACCAAAAGGCTGAAAGAACTTTTGGAATCTCGAAAGGCTTCCTCACGTGAATCCATGG GTgttggtggtggaagtgctccTGGAATTCAG gctTTGATGAAGGCAATCGAGCATGAGCTTGAAGTTTCTGTTCGAGTGCACGAAGTACGCTCGGAATATGAGCGTCAAATGGAAGA GAGGAATAAAATGGCCTCAGAGATGAGTAAGCTAAAGGAGGAAGTAGAGATGATGAATCAATATGGTACAAG TGATGGCTCTGTGTTAATGTCTCCTGGAGCCAAAAATTCAAGGATTTTTGCccttgaaaacatgctttctacttcttcttcatctctagTGTCTATGGCTTCCCAGTTGTCAGAGGCAGAAGAGCAAGAACGGGTTTTTAGTGGTAAGGGACGTTGGAACCAAGTCCGGTCCGTTGCAGATGCTAAGAATGTGATGAATTATCTGTTCAACATAGCATCTTCCTCGAG gTGTTTAGTGCGAGAGAAAGAAATAATCTGCAGAGAGAaggacatggagattaaagattTAAAGGAAAAGGTAGTAAGGTTAAACTATGCAGTTCGACAGTTGGAAATGATAAAAGTTCAACTTACTCGTCAGTTGGAATCACAG AGTGTAACTTTAAAGAGGTATACAGGATCTATGGGAGAAGCAGAATACACTAACATGAATTTGCACAAGCCG GAAAACCGCCATTCTACACATGTACAGGAGGATATATACATGTCTGGTGCAGAATCAGAATATTTTGATGACATGGAAGCAACAGATGACGAGTGGTTTGAGCCAGGAGAATCAACTGAGAATAAACGGAAATCCACAAGCACATACGCAAGCTTAGAGAATATCAACCTTTCAGAACATGATGATAAAGAGTATTCAAGAGATGAACCTGGATGTACATCTGGAGAAATAACATCAAATATTTGCTGCTCTTGTAGTAAAACTTCATCATGTAACACAACAAAATGCAAGTGCAAAACCACAAGAAACAATTGCAGTAGTTCTTGTGGTTGCCTAGCAACCAAGTGTGCTAATAGAGCATCAATCTCAAATGAGTCAACACATCTGGGATCAGTTGAGATGGACAAAGACAACCTTCTTGTTGCTCAAGGTGCAGAGTTACTTCGTGGAGCACTGGTTGATGGGCTTGCCGCAATAGGCCAACAACCTAGAAAGGCTCTTACTGACGTAGGAAATACTTTG GCCAAACCAAAAGCTCAAAAGGGTAATCAGAGAAAGAAATTGCCTAAACCCGCCACAATTGTTGTGTCCGATCCTTCGTCTTCCTTGCAACCCGAGAATTCTGGACCTCCCAAGTCCAAGAAACAAATTGATGACATATTTGATTCAAAAACACTAACTTTGAATATACCACCAAGACTACCCTCCTCTAAGCCTGAACATGCTGCCTCTGCCCCTAGGGTAGAGGGTAATGCCTTGGACCCAGATAACAGTCCTTTAAAATTAAGGGCTGCACGAAGGGCAGCATCATCTAGTGACAGTGATGTTCCGTTGTGGGATAGGAATGCTGGCAAGTTTGATTAA
- the LOC107461072 gene encoding kinesin-like protein KIN-4C isoform X2 — protein MKRANRRSKQSSPIDDASASAEKEKQMYEERIRELERENKAYQMEIAELKQKQGNYSAATNGVEKLKKHYLQKLNLLEEQVTELQSKLASRSQFSTQRKRVDESSRQFQFEIQSLKAQKVQLQCKMKLDSVQFRICKAMLEKEILQLKKERRTYDIKVQNLLASNDRLKMVLQRKTEAAFTATNRLREMIEARKVISNRSAGARKRNSQAIHAAEHELEVTTRLHKLCSQYESQIEKMAVEIGRLKEEIEMQRNENLRSEFQVEETDSFEKEVDIQDLKEQMNGLGCLLRELKLQKEMLDSKDKKQVLDQPLFTDQSNRKLLMKMETPETNSSSDSNANGERTDEGVCCTCSKRSLCKTTKCKCRSIGGSCGPSCGCKLFKCTNRESNQIEEETEAIISESTECNMKMNNSAVFEHGNIIASECAKLLQSALVQKPASYRDNPGPIKKPLSDIQNSLGQLDNQKQGKKKTVRKPIIQLVTNNPMSTSPENISSSSTEQSNSIQSNELATSVGDAPVARPSRNPPRHAKSVVGKENYLT, from the exons ATGAAACGGGCGAATCGCAGATCGAAGCAGTCAAGCCCAATCGACGATGCTTCAGCTTCCGCCGAGAAGGAAAAGCAAATGTACGAGGAGAGGATCCGCGAGCTCGAGCGAGAGAATAAAGCGTATCAG ATGGAAATTGCGGAACTGAAGCAGAAACAGGGAAATTATTCAGCTGCGACGAATGGAGTTGAGAAGCTTAAGAAGCATTATCTTCAAAAGCTGAACCTACTTGAAGAGCAG GTAACTGAGTTGCAGAGTAAGTTAGCTTCTCGGTCTCAATTTTCAACTCAAAGGAAAAGAGTGGATGAGTCAAGTAGGCAGTTCCAATTTGAGATTCAAAGTTTAAAGGCTCAGAAG GTTCAACTGCAATGTAAGATGAAGCTAGACTCTGTGCAATTTAGAATATGCAAAGCTATGctagaaaaagaaattttgcaG CTTAAGAAAGAGAGGAGAACATATGATATCAAGGTTCAAAATTTGCTGGCTTCAAATGACAGACTTAAAATG GTGTTGCAACGGAAGACAGAAGCTGCTTTTACTGCTACCAATCGTCTAAGAGAAATGATTGAAGCTCGGAAAGTTATATCAAATAGATCAGCTG GTGCTAGAAAGAGGAATAGTCAAGCAATTCAT GCTGCTGAGCATGAACTTGAAGTTACAACTAGGTTACACAAGTTATGTTCTCAGTACGAATCCCAAATCGAAAA AATGGCTGTAGAAATTGGAAGGCTGAAAGAGGAAATCGAGATGCaaagaaatgaaaatttaaG GTCTGAATTCCAGGTTGAAGAGACTGACAGCTTTGAGAAAGAGGTTGATATCCAAGATTTAAAGGAACAAATGAATGGTCTTGGTTGTCTGCTCAGAGAATTAAAATTGCAGAAGGAGATGCTTGATTCCAAGGATAAAAAGCAG GTTCTAGATCAGCCTCTTTTCACTGATCAGAGCAACCGAAAGCTACTGATGAAAATGGAAACCCCGGAAACAAATAGTTCAAGTGACAGTAATGCCAACGGGGAGAGAACAGATGAAGGAGTTTGCTGCACGTGCAGCAAGAGATCCCTATGCAAGACTACAAAATGCAAATGTCGATCCATCGGTGGTAGCTGCGGACCATCATGCGGCTGCAAACTTTTCAAGTGTACAAATAGGGAATCGAaccaaatagaagaagaaactgAAGCAATAATATCAGAAAGCACGGAGTGCAACATGAAAATGAATAATTCAGCTGTGTTTGAGCATGGAAACATAATTGCTTCTGAATGCGCTAAATTGCTTCAGAGTGCACTTGTTCAAAAACCTGCTAGCTACAGAGACAACCCAGGACCAATAAAGAAGCCATTATCTGACATTCAAAACTCGCTG GGCCAATTGGACAATCAAAAACAAGGCAAGAAAAAGACTGTGCGGAAGCCCATAATTCAGTTGGTTACCAACAATCCAATGTCCACGTCCCCAGAAAATATAAGCAGCAGCAGCACTGAACAGAGTAATTCTATTCAGTCCAATGAATTGGCAACATCAGTTGGAGATGCACCTGTTGCCCGTCCTTCAAGAAATCCACCACGGCACGCCAAATCTGTGGTCGGGAAAGAGAACTACCTCACTTAA
- the LOC107461072 gene encoding kinesin-like protein KIN-4C isoform X1, with translation MKRANRRSKQSSPIDDASASAEKEKQMYEERIRELERENKAYQMEIAELKQKQGNYSAATNGVEKLKKHYLQKLNLLEEQVTELQSKLASRSQFSTQRKRVDESSRQFQFEIQSLKAQKVQLQCKMKLDSVQFRICKAMLEKEILQLKKERRTYDIKVQNLLASNDRLKMVLQRKTEAAFTATNRLREMIEARKVISNRSAGARKRNSQAIHAAEHELEVTTRLHKLCSQYESQIEKMAVEIGRLKEEIEMQRNENLRSEFQVEETDSFEKEVDIQDLKEQMNGLGCLLRELKLQKEMLDSKDKKQQVLDQPLFTDQSNRKLLMKMETPETNSSSDSNANGERTDEGVCCTCSKRSLCKTTKCKCRSIGGSCGPSCGCKLFKCTNRESNQIEEETEAIISESTECNMKMNNSAVFEHGNIIASECAKLLQSALVQKPASYRDNPGPIKKPLSDIQNSLGQLDNQKQGKKKTVRKPIIQLVTNNPMSTSPENISSSSTEQSNSIQSNELATSVGDAPVARPSRNPPRHAKSVVGKENYLT, from the exons ATGAAACGGGCGAATCGCAGATCGAAGCAGTCAAGCCCAATCGACGATGCTTCAGCTTCCGCCGAGAAGGAAAAGCAAATGTACGAGGAGAGGATCCGCGAGCTCGAGCGAGAGAATAAAGCGTATCAG ATGGAAATTGCGGAACTGAAGCAGAAACAGGGAAATTATTCAGCTGCGACGAATGGAGTTGAGAAGCTTAAGAAGCATTATCTTCAAAAGCTGAACCTACTTGAAGAGCAG GTAACTGAGTTGCAGAGTAAGTTAGCTTCTCGGTCTCAATTTTCAACTCAAAGGAAAAGAGTGGATGAGTCAAGTAGGCAGTTCCAATTTGAGATTCAAAGTTTAAAGGCTCAGAAG GTTCAACTGCAATGTAAGATGAAGCTAGACTCTGTGCAATTTAGAATATGCAAAGCTATGctagaaaaagaaattttgcaG CTTAAGAAAGAGAGGAGAACATATGATATCAAGGTTCAAAATTTGCTGGCTTCAAATGACAGACTTAAAATG GTGTTGCAACGGAAGACAGAAGCTGCTTTTACTGCTACCAATCGTCTAAGAGAAATGATTGAAGCTCGGAAAGTTATATCAAATAGATCAGCTG GTGCTAGAAAGAGGAATAGTCAAGCAATTCAT GCTGCTGAGCATGAACTTGAAGTTACAACTAGGTTACACAAGTTATGTTCTCAGTACGAATCCCAAATCGAAAA AATGGCTGTAGAAATTGGAAGGCTGAAAGAGGAAATCGAGATGCaaagaaatgaaaatttaaG GTCTGAATTCCAGGTTGAAGAGACTGACAGCTTTGAGAAAGAGGTTGATATCCAAGATTTAAAGGAACAAATGAATGGTCTTGGTTGTCTGCTCAGAGAATTAAAATTGCAGAAGGAGATGCTTGATTCCAAGGATAAAAAGCAG CAGGTTCTAGATCAGCCTCTTTTCACTGATCAGAGCAACCGAAAGCTACTGATGAAAATGGAAACCCCGGAAACAAATAGTTCAAGTGACAGTAATGCCAACGGGGAGAGAACAGATGAAGGAGTTTGCTGCACGTGCAGCAAGAGATCCCTATGCAAGACTACAAAATGCAAATGTCGATCCATCGGTGGTAGCTGCGGACCATCATGCGGCTGCAAACTTTTCAAGTGTACAAATAGGGAATCGAaccaaatagaagaagaaactgAAGCAATAATATCAGAAAGCACGGAGTGCAACATGAAAATGAATAATTCAGCTGTGTTTGAGCATGGAAACATAATTGCTTCTGAATGCGCTAAATTGCTTCAGAGTGCACTTGTTCAAAAACCTGCTAGCTACAGAGACAACCCAGGACCAATAAAGAAGCCATTATCTGACATTCAAAACTCGCTG GGCCAATTGGACAATCAAAAACAAGGCAAGAAAAAGACTGTGCGGAAGCCCATAATTCAGTTGGTTACCAACAATCCAATGTCCACGTCCCCAGAAAATATAAGCAGCAGCAGCACTGAACAGAGTAATTCTATTCAGTCCAATGAATTGGCAACATCAGTTGGAGATGCACCTGTTGCCCGTCCTTCAAGAAATCCACCACGGCACGCCAAATCTGTGGTCGGGAAAGAGAACTACCTCACTTAA